One stretch of Vulgatibacter sp. DNA includes these proteins:
- the hisC gene encoding histidinol-phosphate transaminase — MSLVPNFISSLSPYVPGKPIEETEREYGISNAVKLASNENPLGPSPKAMAAIAQALPKMHLYPDGASFYLKEKLAGFLGVKSEELMLGNGSNELIELFIRTFVHGDEELLVSAQTFVIYKISAQAVGRKVVEVPMQDRHYDLEAMAKAVTDKTRLVFIANPDNPTGTYRPEAEVVRFLESVPEKVIVVMDEAYFEYVTAADYPKSMELRKRFPNLIVMRTFSKAYGLAGIRLGYAVARPEICDFVNRTRAPFNVSGVAQVAGMAAIDDAEHVQRTHELNAKGLLQLATELPKFGLSLTPSQSNFFLVDFHRPAGPFYEPLLREGVIVRPMGGYGFGTCARINTGTATDHERLFAALEKVLRA, encoded by the coding sequence ATGTCGCTGGTCCCGAATTTCATCTCGAGCCTGTCGCCCTACGTCCCCGGCAAGCCCATCGAAGAGACGGAGCGCGAGTACGGGATCTCCAACGCGGTGAAGCTCGCCTCCAACGAGAACCCGCTCGGGCCCTCGCCGAAGGCGATGGCGGCGATCGCGCAGGCGCTGCCGAAGATGCACCTCTACCCGGACGGCGCGAGCTTCTATCTCAAGGAGAAGCTCGCCGGCTTCCTCGGGGTGAAGTCCGAGGAGCTGATGCTCGGCAACGGCTCCAACGAGCTGATCGAGCTCTTCATCCGGACCTTCGTCCACGGTGACGAGGAGCTCCTCGTCTCGGCGCAGACCTTCGTCATCTACAAGATCTCCGCGCAGGCGGTGGGCCGGAAGGTGGTCGAGGTGCCGATGCAGGATCGGCACTACGACCTCGAGGCGATGGCGAAGGCGGTCACCGACAAGACCCGCCTCGTCTTCATCGCCAACCCGGACAACCCGACCGGCACCTACCGCCCCGAGGCGGAGGTGGTGCGCTTCCTCGAGTCCGTGCCCGAGAAGGTCATCGTCGTCATGGACGAGGCCTACTTCGAGTACGTCACCGCCGCCGACTACCCGAAGTCGATGGAGCTCCGGAAGCGTTTCCCCAACCTGATCGTGATGCGGACCTTCTCGAAGGCCTACGGCCTCGCCGGGATCCGCCTCGGCTACGCGGTGGCGCGGCCGGAGATCTGCGACTTCGTCAACCGCACCCGCGCGCCCTTCAACGTCTCAGGCGTAGCGCAGGTGGCCGGCATGGCGGCGATCGACGACGCGGAGCACGTGCAGCGCACCCACGAGCTCAACGCGAAGGGCCTGCTCCAGCTCGCGACCGAGCTGCCGAAGTTCGGCCTCTCGCTCACGCCGTCGCAGTCGAACTTCTTCCTGGTCGACTTCCACCGGCCCGCAGGCCCCTTCTACGAGCCGCTGCTGCGCGAGGGCGTGATCGTGCGCCCGATGGGCGGCTACGGCTTCGGGACCTGCGCCCGCATCAACACCGGCACCGCCACCGATCACGAGCGGCTCTTCGCTGCCCTGGAGAAGGTGCTGCGGGCGTGA
- the cmk gene encoding (d)CMP kinase yields MSRGGAFLVAIDGPAGAGKSTVSRRVAERLGFAMVDTGAIYRTVAWAAVRDGIAFDDDAGLAGLLGRIRIEFRPRPGGGQLVFLDGADVSAAIRTPEISRAASSVSARQVVRDGLLELQRRLARGAGKGAVLEGRDIGTVVFPDAEAKFFVTARPDVRAARRHAELSARGDAITLAEVLADQNQRDKDDMERAIAPLRPADDAVVVDTSDLSMDEVVDRIVGEVESRLASGTLRG; encoded by the coding sequence GTGAGCCGCGGCGGCGCCTTCCTCGTGGCCATCGACGGCCCGGCAGGTGCCGGCAAGAGCACCGTGAGCCGCCGGGTCGCCGAGCGGCTCGGCTTCGCCATGGTCGACACCGGGGCGATCTACCGCACCGTGGCCTGGGCCGCGGTGCGGGACGGGATCGCCTTCGACGACGACGCGGGGCTCGCCGGGCTCCTCGGCAGGATCCGGATCGAGTTCCGGCCCAGGCCCGGCGGCGGCCAGCTCGTCTTCCTCGACGGCGCCGACGTCTCCGCGGCGATCCGCACCCCCGAGATCAGCCGCGCTGCCTCCTCGGTCTCCGCCAGGCAGGTGGTGCGCGACGGGCTCCTCGAGCTCCAGCGCCGCCTCGCCCGTGGGGCGGGGAAGGGCGCCGTCCTCGAGGGGCGCGACATCGGCACGGTGGTCTTCCCCGATGCCGAGGCGAAGTTCTTCGTCACCGCCCGCCCCGACGTCCGGGCCGCCAGGCGCCACGCCGAGCTCTCGGCCCGTGGCGACGCGATCACGCTGGCCGAGGTGCTGGCGGATCAGAACCAGCGGGACAAGGACGACATGGAGCGGGCCATCGCCCCGCTCAGGCCCGCGGACGACGCGGTGGTGGTCGACACCAGCGACCTCTCCATGGACGAGGTGGTCGACAGAATCGTCGGCGAGGTCGAATCGCGGCTGGCTTCGGGCACGCTCCGCGGTTAG
- the ispH gene encoding 4-hydroxy-3-methylbut-2-enyl diphosphate reductase → MRITIARTAGFCWGVRRTVNKVFETSAAATTPVATLGPVIHNPQTIEKFEGQGVKVYQQVEDVPEGTTLIIRTHGAVVPQQALAKDRGLPVIDGTCPYVKFPQVMAQRLSRDGYHLIIVGDEKHAEIKGVASYAEGPYTILKTGEPIPDLPGVKKVAVISQTTNDATHFKAVVAEAAVRFREVRAINTICYDTAERQTEVRELARSVQVLIVVGGRMSANTRHLAEIGAEILPPDRVHHVERAEELEAAWFEGFEEIGLSAGASTPDDVIESVAAQIDTFAAGGAERRYHQPSFTPTHANR, encoded by the coding sequence ATGCGGATCACGATCGCCAGGACTGCCGGTTTCTGCTGGGGTGTGCGGCGCACCGTCAACAAGGTGTTCGAGACGAGCGCCGCTGCGACCACGCCGGTGGCGACCCTCGGCCCCGTGATCCACAACCCCCAGACCATCGAGAAGTTCGAGGGGCAGGGGGTCAAGGTCTACCAGCAGGTCGAGGACGTGCCGGAAGGCACCACCCTCATCATCCGCACCCACGGCGCGGTGGTCCCGCAGCAGGCCCTCGCGAAGGATCGCGGTCTGCCGGTGATCGACGGCACCTGCCCCTACGTGAAGTTCCCGCAGGTGATGGCGCAGCGCCTCTCCCGGGACGGCTACCACCTGATCATCGTCGGCGACGAGAAGCACGCCGAGATCAAGGGCGTCGCCTCCTACGCCGAGGGCCCCTACACCATCCTGAAGACCGGCGAGCCGATCCCCGATCTGCCCGGCGTGAAGAAGGTGGCGGTGATCTCCCAGACCACCAACGACGCCACCCACTTCAAGGCGGTGGTGGCCGAGGCCGCGGTTCGCTTTCGCGAGGTCCGGGCGATCAACACGATCTGCTACGACACCGCCGAGCGGCAGACCGAGGTCCGGGAGCTCGCCCGGTCGGTGCAGGTGCTGATCGTGGTCGGCGGCAGGATGAGCGCCAACACCCGGCACCTCGCCGAGATCGGCGCGGAGATCCTCCCGCCGGACCGGGTCCACCACGTGGAGCGGGCCGAGGAGCTGGAGGCCGCCTGGTTCGAGGGCTTCGAGGAGATCGGCCTCTCCGCCGGTGCCTCCACCCCGGACGACGTGATCGAGTCGGTGGCAGCGCAGATCGACACCTTCGCCGCCGGGGGCGCGGAGCGGCGCTACCACCAGCCCTCCTTCACGCCGACCCACGCCAACCGTTGA
- a CDS encoding 30S ribosomal protein S1 — protein MNVNPQEQFTEQEENFAEMFEASLKERGGEGVLKEGEVVKGTVIQVTKDFAIVDVGYKSEGQIPLSEFTNAKGETSVAAGDSVEVLLESRENETGMVVLSKEKADKMRIWDEISAACERDELVHGTIVGRVKGGLSVDIGVKAFLPGSQVDIRPVRNLDQYIGKDFDFKVIKFNKKRGNIVLSRRVLLEKQREEMKKETLTKLQEGAILKGVVKNLTDYGAFIDLGGIDGLLHITDMSWGRIGHPSEVFNVGDEVRVVVLKFDPNTERVSLGLKQIQEDPWHRADEKYPVGTRVKGKVVSLTDYGAFIEIEQGVEGLVHVSEMSWTKRVKHPSKLINVGDPVEAVVLDIDPKAKRIALGMKQIEPNPWTLLEDKYPIGSVIKGQIRNVTDFGIFVGVEEGIDGLVHVSDISWTQRIKHPGELFKKGDEVEAVVLNIDVENERFSLGIKQLHQDPWDTLAERMPIGSVVKGKVTKVTDFGAFVEIEEGIEGLVHVSELREERVEKPADVCKEGDELEVKIIDINTVDRKIALSAKAVLSGESDYRDYLRQQGQDFGKARLGDLMKKFNRG, from the coding sequence ATGAACGTGAATCCGCAGGAGCAGTTCACCGAGCAGGAAGAGAACTTCGCCGAGATGTTCGAAGCGTCCCTCAAGGAGCGCGGCGGCGAGGGTGTTCTCAAGGAAGGTGAAGTCGTCAAGGGCACCGTCATCCAGGTGACCAAGGACTTCGCCATCGTCGACGTGGGCTACAAGTCCGAAGGCCAGATCCCGCTTTCGGAGTTCACCAACGCCAAGGGTGAGACCAGCGTCGCCGCCGGTGATTCCGTCGAGGTGCTCCTCGAGTCTCGTGAGAACGAGACGGGCATGGTCGTCCTCTCCAAGGAGAAGGCCGACAAGATGCGGATCTGGGACGAGATCTCCGCCGCCTGCGAGCGGGACGAGCTCGTCCACGGAACCATCGTGGGCCGCGTGAAGGGTGGTCTCTCCGTCGACATCGGCGTGAAGGCCTTCCTCCCCGGCTCGCAGGTCGACATCCGCCCGGTCCGCAACCTGGACCAGTACATCGGCAAGGATTTCGACTTCAAGGTCATCAAGTTCAACAAGAAGCGCGGCAACATCGTGCTTTCGCGCCGGGTCCTCCTCGAGAAGCAGCGTGAGGAGATGAAGAAGGAGACCCTCACCAAGCTCCAGGAGGGTGCAATCCTCAAGGGCGTGGTGAAGAACCTCACCGACTACGGCGCCTTCATCGACCTCGGCGGCATCGACGGCCTCCTCCACATCACCGACATGAGCTGGGGCCGCATCGGTCACCCGAGCGAGGTCTTCAACGTCGGTGACGAGGTTCGCGTCGTCGTCCTCAAGTTCGACCCGAACACCGAGCGCGTCAGCCTGGGTCTCAAGCAGATCCAGGAGGATCCGTGGCACCGCGCCGACGAGAAGTACCCGGTCGGCACCCGCGTCAAGGGCAAGGTCGTCTCGCTCACCGATTACGGCGCCTTCATCGAGATCGAGCAGGGCGTCGAGGGTCTGGTCCACGTCTCCGAGATGTCCTGGACGAAGCGCGTCAAGCACCCGTCCAAGCTCATCAACGTCGGTGACCCGGTCGAGGCCGTGGTGCTCGACATCGATCCCAAGGCCAAGCGCATCGCGCTCGGCATGAAGCAGATCGAGCCGAACCCCTGGACCCTCCTCGAGGACAAGTACCCGATCGGCTCGGTCATCAAGGGCCAGATCCGCAACGTCACCGACTTCGGCATCTTCGTTGGTGTCGAGGAAGGCATCGACGGCCTGGTGCACGTCTCGGACATCTCCTGGACCCAGCGCATCAAGCACCCGGGCGAGCTCTTCAAGAAGGGTGACGAGGTCGAGGCCGTCGTTCTCAACATCGACGTCGAGAACGAGCGCTTCTCGCTCGGCATCAAGCAGCTCCACCAGGATCCCTGGGACACCCTCGCCGAGCGCATGCCGATCGGCAGCGTGGTCAAGGGCAAGGTGACCAAGGTCACCGACTTCGGCGCCTTCGTCGAGATCGAGGAGGGCATCGAGGGCCTGGTGCACGTCTCCGAGCTTCGCGAGGAGCGCGTGGAGAAGCCTGCCGACGTCTGCAAGGAAGGCGACGAGCTCGAGGTCAAGATCATCGACATCAACACCGTCGACCGGAAGATCGCGCTCTCGGCCAAGGCCGTGCTCTCGGGTGAGTCGGATTACCGCGACTACCTCCGCCAGCAGGGCCAGGACTTCGGCAAGGCTCGCCTCGGCGACCTGATGAAGAAGTTCAACCGCGGCTAA
- a CDS encoding CNNM domain-containing protein — protein MLLLLLYVGIALSVSFLCSLLEASFLSVQMGELLARKQAGDVAAEQMLELKEHRLDDSIGAILTLNTIAHTIGAALAGAQAARVFGSNWVGAFSAVLTLAILLFTEIIPKTLGTTHAAGLVRFTGTTIRFLAWLLAPVLFVTGWLTRLFARGTELRVSRREIGALVDVAAEQGSLEPEESKVIANVLRNREVLVADVMTPRVVVKMHPAHTTVDELLEDPEALTFSRIPIWEDSTDRVIGYVLQREVLEAVARGSSRERPLRDFLREPFHLPEIVSVESALRAFLGRREQLAIVTDEFGGVSGVVTLEDLVETILGAELVDELDSEADLRAAAVRLRDERLKRMRLAPVGGPQAPSH, from the coding sequence ATGCTCCTTCTCCTTCTCTACGTCGGCATCGCCCTCTCGGTCTCCTTCCTCTGCTCCCTCCTCGAGGCGTCCTTCCTCTCGGTGCAGATGGGGGAGCTCCTCGCCCGCAAACAGGCTGGCGACGTGGCGGCGGAGCAGATGCTCGAGCTCAAGGAGCACCGGCTCGACGATTCGATCGGGGCGATCCTCACCCTCAACACCATCGCCCATACCATCGGCGCGGCGCTTGCCGGTGCACAGGCGGCACGGGTCTTCGGGAGCAACTGGGTCGGCGCCTTCTCCGCCGTGCTCACCCTTGCCATCCTGCTCTTCACCGAGATCATCCCCAAGACCCTAGGCACCACCCACGCCGCGGGGCTGGTCCGCTTCACTGGCACCACGATCCGTTTCCTCGCCTGGCTCCTCGCGCCGGTCCTCTTCGTCACCGGCTGGCTCACGCGCCTCTTCGCCAGGGGCACCGAGCTGCGGGTGTCGCGCCGCGAGATCGGGGCGCTGGTCGACGTGGCGGCGGAGCAGGGCAGTCTCGAGCCCGAGGAATCGAAGGTCATCGCCAACGTCCTCCGGAACCGCGAGGTGCTGGTCGCCGACGTGATGACGCCGCGGGTGGTGGTGAAGATGCACCCGGCCCACACCACCGTGGACGAGCTGCTCGAGGATCCGGAGGCGCTCACCTTCTCGCGCATTCCGATCTGGGAAGACTCGACGGATCGGGTGATCGGCTACGTCCTGCAGCGCGAGGTCCTCGAGGCGGTGGCCCGCGGCTCGTCCCGGGAGCGGCCGCTGCGCGACTTCCTCCGCGAGCCCTTCCATTTGCCGGAGATCGTCTCGGTGGAGTCGGCGCTGCGCGCATTTCTCGGGCGGCGGGAGCAGCTCGCCATCGTCACCGACGAGTTCGGTGGGGTGAGCGGCGTGGTGACCCTCGAGGATCTGGTGGAGACCATTCTCGGGGCGGAGCTCGTGGACGAGCTCGATTCCGAGGCGGATCTCCGGGCTGCCGCCGTGCGCCTCCGCGACGAGCGGCTCAAGCGGATGCGCCTCGCCCCGGTGGGCGGGCCGCAGGCCCCGTCCCACTGA
- a CDS encoding CNNM domain-containing protein, translated as MALLFTYVVVALSISFLCSLLEASFLSVSMGELLGRKQGGDKSATLMLHLKEERLDDSIGAILTLNTIAHTIGAALAGAQAARVFGDAWLGVFSAVLTLAILVLTEIIPKTLGTTQASALVGFTARTIRLLIKGLAPLLFLTRMLTRLFAKGAEVKISRGELGALVALAAKQGLLQHDESTLIANVLRFREVKVADVMTPRIVVQMQPADASVADLLGDPAAMVHSRIPVWQESPDHVIGYVLVRDVLTAVAKGTSQEAPLVRFLRDPFFVPELVSVDGALRQFTGRREQLAIVTDEYGGVSGVVTLEDLVETILGAELVDESDAVADLRKVAADLRDRRLQRMQVNLPDTDRSV; from the coding sequence ATGGCCCTCCTGTTCACCTACGTCGTAGTCGCCCTCTCCATCTCCTTCCTCTGCTCGCTGCTGGAGGCGTCGTTCCTCTCGGTGTCGATGGGAGAGCTGCTCGGGCGCAAGCAGGGCGGCGACAAGAGCGCCACGCTGATGCTCCACCTCAAGGAGGAGCGGCTCGACGACTCGATCGGCGCGATCCTCACCCTCAACACCATCGCGCACACCATCGGCGCCGCGCTCGCCGGCGCGCAGGCCGCCCGGGTCTTCGGCGACGCCTGGCTCGGCGTCTTCTCGGCGGTGCTCACCCTCGCGATCCTCGTCCTCACCGAGATCATCCCCAAGACGCTGGGCACCACCCAGGCGTCGGCGCTCGTCGGCTTCACCGCCCGCACGATCCGGCTTTTGATCAAAGGGCTCGCTCCGCTTCTCTTCCTCACCCGGATGCTCACCCGCCTCTTCGCCAAGGGCGCGGAGGTGAAGATCTCCCGTGGTGAGCTGGGCGCGCTGGTCGCCCTCGCCGCGAAGCAGGGGCTGCTCCAGCACGACGAGTCGACCCTCATCGCCAACGTGCTCCGCTTCCGCGAGGTCAAGGTCGCCGACGTGATGACGCCGCGGATCGTGGTGCAGATGCAGCCTGCCGACGCCAGCGTCGCCGACCTCCTCGGCGATCCCGCGGCCATGGTCCACTCGCGAATCCCGGTCTGGCAGGAGAGCCCCGATCACGTGATCGGCTACGTGCTCGTGCGCGACGTGCTCACCGCCGTGGCGAAGGGCACTTCGCAGGAGGCGCCGCTGGTCCGGTTCCTCCGCGATCCCTTCTTCGTGCCGGAGCTGGTCTCCGTCGACGGTGCCCTGCGGCAGTTCACCGGGCGCCGGGAGCAGCTGGCCATCGTCACGGACGAATACGGCGGGGTGAGCGGCGTGGTCACCCTCGAGGACCTGGTGGAGACGATCCTCGGGGCGGAGCTGGTGGACGAGTCGGATGCGGTCGCCGACCTGCGCAAGGTCGCGGCGGATTTGCGCGACCGGCGGTTGCAGCGCATGCAGGTCAACCTGCCCGACACCGATCGATCGGTGTGA
- a CDS encoding LysR family transcriptional regulator, giving the protein MQLPDLESLRCFDAAASHLNFRRAARAVALSPAAFSDRLKRLEETLRAELFVRTTRRVALTAAGERLLPQARRTLDEAARCLAVATDAGTPPFELRVGTRFELGLSWLTPALGPLQAARPERTVHLAFGDGDALLTQVRDGTLDATVTSSRLAGRALRYEVLHPEGYVFVGAKRLLRSEPLAAPADVARHTLLDLGPDLPLFRYLIDAAPVGTRWPFARNEWLGSIAAVRYRLLEGAGVAVLPRYFVAPDLARGRLSELLPRLELATDAFRLVWRAGHPREQELQALAAELRALPLRRRNAGAQAPAGGKEITPIDRCRAG; this is encoded by the coding sequence ATGCAGCTCCCCGACCTCGAATCGCTCCGCTGCTTCGACGCGGCGGCGAGCCACCTCAACTTCCGCCGCGCCGCCCGTGCGGTGGCGCTCTCGCCGGCAGCCTTCAGCGACAGGCTGAAGCGGCTGGAGGAGACCCTGCGGGCGGAGCTCTTCGTCCGGACCACCCGGCGGGTGGCGCTGACCGCTGCAGGGGAGCGACTCCTCCCGCAGGCGCGGCGCACGCTGGACGAAGCGGCACGCTGCCTCGCCGTTGCGACAGACGCCGGCACCCCGCCCTTCGAGCTCCGCGTCGGCACCCGCTTCGAGCTGGGCCTCTCCTGGCTCACCCCGGCGCTCGGGCCCCTGCAAGCGGCGCGGCCGGAGCGGACGGTCCACCTCGCCTTCGGCGACGGTGACGCGCTCCTCACCCAGGTCCGCGACGGCACCCTCGACGCCACGGTGACCAGCAGCAGGCTCGCGGGCCGCGCGCTCCGCTACGAGGTGCTCCACCCGGAGGGCTACGTCTTCGTCGGTGCAAAGCGGCTGCTGCGCAGCGAACCGCTCGCGGCGCCAGCGGACGTCGCGCGGCACACGCTCCTCGATCTCGGGCCGGATCTGCCCCTCTTCCGCTACCTGATCGACGCGGCGCCGGTGGGCACCCGCTGGCCCTTCGCCCGCAACGAATGGCTCGGCAGCATCGCCGCCGTCCGCTACCGGCTGCTGGAGGGAGCGGGGGTCGCGGTGCTGCCGCGCTACTTCGTCGCGCCAGATCTCGCGCGCGGTCGCCTCTCGGAGCTGCTCCCGCGGCTGGAGCTCGCCACCGACGCCTTCCGCCTGGTCTGGCGGGCGGGCCACCCCCGGGAACAGGAGCTGCAGGCGCTGGCGGCGGAGCTCCGGGCGCTGCCCCTGCGTCGACGGAACGCCGGCGCGCAGGCGCCCGCGGGTGGGAAGGAGATCACACCGATCGATCGGTGTCGGGCAGGTTGA
- the glyQ gene encoding glycine--tRNA ligase subunit alpha produces the protein MTFQDLILTLHNYWAQRGCIIGQPYDMEVGAGTFNPQTFLRCLGPEPWNVAYVQPSRRPADGRYGENPNRLYQHHQYQVLLKPSPKNIQEIYLGSLRAIGIDPLEHDIRFVHDDWESPTLGAWGLGWEVWCDGMEVTQFTYFQQAGGIDLKPVSVELTYGLERICMYLQNKSNVFDIEFTKGVTYGEVFRPNEVEMSTYSFQASDHDMLFRLFDTYEAECKRLLEMQLPLPAYDYALKCSHAFNNLDAGGAISVTERQGYILRVRNLARGCAEEYLAMRERLGFPLLQSGWARNEAGPATSTAAAAKEVR, from the coding sequence CTGACCTTCCAGGACCTGATCCTCACGCTGCACAACTACTGGGCCCAGCGCGGCTGCATCATCGGACAGCCCTACGACATGGAGGTCGGCGCGGGCACGTTCAACCCGCAGACCTTCCTGCGCTGCCTGGGCCCCGAGCCCTGGAACGTCGCCTACGTGCAGCCCTCCCGCCGCCCTGCGGACGGTCGCTACGGCGAGAACCCGAACCGGCTCTACCAGCACCACCAGTACCAGGTCCTCCTCAAGCCCTCGCCGAAGAACATCCAGGAGATCTACCTGGGCTCGCTACGGGCCATCGGCATCGATCCCCTCGAGCACGACATCCGCTTCGTGCACGACGACTGGGAGTCGCCGACGCTCGGCGCCTGGGGCCTCGGCTGGGAGGTCTGGTGCGACGGGATGGAGGTGACCCAGTTCACCTACTTCCAGCAGGCGGGCGGCATCGACCTGAAGCCGGTGAGCGTCGAGCTCACCTACGGCCTCGAGCGCATCTGCATGTACCTGCAGAACAAGTCGAACGTCTTCGACATCGAGTTCACGAAGGGCGTCACCTACGGCGAGGTGTTCCGGCCGAACGAGGTCGAGATGTCGACCTACTCGTTCCAGGCCTCCGATCACGACATGCTCTTCCGCCTCTTCGACACCTACGAGGCGGAGTGCAAGCGGCTCCTCGAGATGCAGCTGCCGCTGCCGGCGTACGACTACGCCCTCAAATGCTCGCATGCCTTCAACAACCTCGACGCCGGCGGTGCGATCAGCGTCACCGAGCGGCAGGGCTACATCCTGCGGGTGCGCAACCTCGCCCGCGGATGCGCCGAGGAATACCTGGCGATGCGCGAGCGCCTCGGCTTCCCGCTCCTCCAGTCGGGCTGGGCCCGGAACGAGGCCGGCCCCGCCACCAGCACCGCAGCTGCAGCGAAGGAGGTGCGGTGA
- the glyS gene encoding glycine--tRNA ligase subunit beta, whose product MARDLLIEIGTEEIPAAFFPRAIEDLRDNLAKGLAAARLSHGAARLYGTPRRLAVLVEGVLDAQPDVTREEVGPPVKVAFDAEGKPTKAALNFAEKVGVPVEKLARKQQPKGEYIAATVEEKGRSALEVLPQILHDAVANIPWRKSMRWGNHDVQFARPVHWILARFGGEVVPFGWGDVESGGVTWGHRFLANRAIEVPEPAAYVETLRRAEVVVDPAERRQAVRAAAEQGAKEAGGTLLQDDELFEHVTWLVERPSPIVGTFDESFLDLPKEVLVSEMKGHQKYFSVNRPGDTGLLPAFVAIANTPVKDPSLARRGFERVLRARLSDGRFFFDEDRKSPLVDRVERLKKVTFQAKLGSIHEKVERFRAVAAWLGQQLGLSAAAREHVERAATLAKADLVTGMVGEFPELQGVMGREYAVASGEPDEVAVAVFEHYLPRGYGDQMPAGDVGAVVGIADRIDTIVGIFGIGKPPTGSADPFGLRRACLGVIQVTLQKGYRYSIAQLIDRSLVALADRLALPAPEVKAQVLDFFRTRLKNLWAEQHPVEIVEAVLAAGFDDLLAVRARLSAVDQMLGDESFRALAEGFSRTNIVEKAKSIDVRDVDPQLFEKDAERVLFKSFLAARKQVDERLQVDDYAAVLRDFTSLQRPLDQFFTDVMVMAEDPKVRDNRLRLLSEVRELFGRVADFGKMDLKRIGGGSREAR is encoded by the coding sequence ATGGCCCGCGACCTGCTCATCGAGATCGGCACCGAAGAGATCCCCGCGGCATTCTTTCCCCGGGCGATCGAGGACCTGCGCGACAACCTGGCGAAGGGGCTCGCTGCCGCGCGCCTCTCCCACGGCGCCGCCCGCCTCTACGGCACCCCCCGTCGCCTCGCGGTGCTGGTGGAGGGCGTGCTCGACGCGCAGCCCGACGTCACCCGCGAGGAGGTCGGCCCGCCGGTGAAGGTCGCCTTCGACGCGGAGGGCAAGCCCACGAAGGCGGCGCTCAACTTCGCCGAGAAGGTCGGCGTCCCGGTGGAGAAGCTCGCCCGCAAGCAGCAGCCCAAGGGCGAGTACATCGCCGCCACCGTCGAGGAGAAGGGCAGGTCGGCCCTCGAGGTGCTGCCGCAGATCCTCCACGACGCGGTCGCGAACATCCCCTGGCGCAAGAGCATGCGCTGGGGCAACCACGACGTGCAGTTCGCAAGGCCCGTCCACTGGATCCTCGCCCGCTTCGGCGGCGAGGTGGTCCCCTTCGGCTGGGGCGACGTGGAGAGCGGCGGCGTCACCTGGGGCCACCGCTTCCTCGCCAACCGGGCGATCGAGGTGCCGGAACCCGCCGCCTATGTGGAGACGCTGCGCCGGGCCGAGGTGGTGGTCGATCCCGCCGAGCGCCGCCAGGCAGTCCGGGCCGCTGCGGAGCAGGGCGCGAAGGAGGCAGGTGGCACCCTGCTGCAGGACGACGAGCTCTTCGAGCACGTCACCTGGCTGGTGGAGCGCCCGTCGCCCATCGTCGGCACCTTCGACGAGAGCTTCCTCGACCTGCCCAAGGAGGTCCTCGTCTCGGAGATGAAGGGCCACCAGAAGTATTTCTCGGTGAACCGCCCCGGCGACACGGGGCTCCTGCCCGCCTTCGTCGCCATCGCCAACACGCCGGTGAAGGATCCGAGCCTCGCCCGCCGCGGCTTCGAGCGCGTCCTGCGCGCCCGGCTCTCCGACGGCCGCTTCTTCTTCGACGAGGACCGGAAGTCCCCCCTCGTCGACCGCGTCGAGCGGCTGAAGAAGGTGACCTTCCAGGCGAAGCTCGGCTCGATCCACGAGAAGGTGGAGCGCTTCCGCGCGGTGGCGGCGTGGCTCGGCCAGCAGCTCGGCCTCTCCGCCGCAGCCCGCGAGCACGTGGAGCGGGCGGCGACGCTGGCCAAGGCCGATCTCGTCACCGGCATGGTGGGGGAGTTCCCCGAGCTCCAGGGCGTGATGGGCCGCGAGTACGCCGTCGCCTCCGGCGAGCCCGACGAGGTCGCCGTGGCTGTCTTCGAGCACTACCTCCCCCGCGGCTACGGCGACCAGATGCCGGCGGGCGACGTGGGCGCCGTCGTCGGCATCGCCGACCGGATCGACACCATCGTCGGCATCTTCGGCATCGGCAAGCCGCCCACCGGCAGCGCCGATCCGTTCGGCCTCCGGCGCGCCTGCCTCGGCGTCATCCAGGTGACGCTGCAGAAGGGCTACCGGTACTCGATTGCACAGCTGATCGACCGTTCCCTGGTGGCGCTCGCGGACCGTCTCGCCCTGCCTGCACCCGAGGTGAAGGCCCAGGTGCTCGATTTCTTCCGCACCCGCCTCAAGAACCTCTGGGCGGAGCAGCACCCCGTCGAGATTGTCGAGGCCGTGCTCGCTGCCGGCTTCGACGACCTCCTCGCCGTGCGCGCCAGGTTGTCTGCCGTCGACCAGATGCTCGGCGACGAAAGCTTCCGGGCCCTTGCCGAGGGCTTCTCGCGAACCAATATCGTCGAGAAGGCCAAGAGCATCGACGTCCGCGACGTGGATCCGCAGCTCTTCGAGAAGGACGCAGAACGCGTGCTCTTCAAGAGCTTCCTCGCCGCGAGAAAGCAGGTCGACGAGCGCCTGCAGGTGGACGACTACGCAGCCGTGCTGCGGGACTTCACCTCGCTGCAGCGCCCGCTCGATCAGTTCTTCACCGACGTGATGGTCATGGCCGAGGACCCGAAGGTTCGCGACAACCGGCTGCGGCTGCTCTCGGAGGTCCGGGAGCTCTTCGGACGCGTCGCGGATTTCGGAAAGATGGACCTCAAGCGCATCGGCGGCGGGAGCCGCGAGGCGAGATAG